The sequence below is a genomic window from Humulus lupulus chromosome 3, drHumLupu1.1, whole genome shotgun sequence.
ttttttttattattattataccgtataaaattatatttactcAAAAAGTATATATTTAAATAGTACTGTTGcagattaattattatttaataatggtATGACTATCCATAAAAAAATTTCTTGATCGAGCAGCCTCTGATTTCATGGGGACATGGGGCTGGTATATTATAGAAACAAATGAAGAACGATCCGTGTTAAGTGTAGATGAAAAGAATGTGGCCAACTTGATAAATGTCTTGTGTGCATGTTTTAGAGTAATATCAGATATTATTAAAAATGAGCAATTTACATCTACATAATTAGTCGCTATGAAACACTTAATTACTAATGATAGATATTTGGAAGTATAAATCGATAATGAAATGTATAGTATTTTATTAGTATAAAGAGATGAGTATATCGTTAGATTTTCTTTATCTCTCCCTGTGAGCATGTAGAAATTATTGTTATTATAATAAGCAAATTCTGATACATATAAAAATTAATGTATTATCTAATTAATAATCTGATCTCAAATTGGTGCGTACGTATGTCAACCAAAACTACACTGCGTTTATATGAAAAAGACAACTTTTGTAGTCTCCTTTGGTATGCAGGAATTTGGACACGGGAATGTGAATCTGAACATTTTCCTATGTTTGGTACTGGATTTGAGTTTTTCTAACCCGGGAATCTGTACTCCAGGGGTTTTAACTTTCCTTGATTTTAGGTTAATGTGAAACTCATCTGACAAGTAGGTTTCAGATACTCaggaatgtgaaacacttcaaaattattatttttttttttttttttaaaagtcttaaaccaataattttttttagttaatgacttattttattttttaagcttataatataaaaacaaatatacatatatcaaactataaaatgataaataatatttgtttatttaaacaaattgatttgtaaagtttttatatcattactttagtttaaaataaaaaatgaaatattattaaaaataaaataagggtatttttttaattttaaaaattgtacttgattctagtattcaatagatgtatttttttaattcggttaaaaaatatttcatcaGTAAAATTGTTtgtaaattattttgatgaaatatattattatattaattttatgaaaatataaaatatatatatacatatatcaaactataaaatgataaataatattttttttatttaaagaaattgatttgtaaagcttttatatcattactttagtttaacataacaaatgaaatattattaaaaataaaataagggtatttttttaattttaaaaattatacttgattctagttttcaatagatgtattttttttttaattttgttaaaaaatatttcatgagtaaaattatttataaattattttgatgaaatatattattatattaattttatgaaaatatgaagaagaaaaaaaacaaatatacatatatcaaactataaaataataaataatatttgtttatttaaagaaattgatttgtaaagcctttatatcattactttagtttaaaataacaaatgaaatattattaaaaataaaataaatgtatttttgtaattttaaaaattatacttgattctagtattcaatagatatatttttttaattctgttgaaaaatatttcatgagtaaaattgtttgtaaattattttgatgaaatatattattatattaattttatgaaaacttAACAGATTCCTATGCATAACCAAACATAGAAAGTGATATTCCTAGGAATCATAGATAAGATTACAGTGCACAACCAAACTCAATGATGTAAGTTTCCAGACTATCATATTACTCTCTTCAACTTTTCCAGTAATATGAAAACTGTGAACTTCTCATACCAAACGGCCcctaataattatatattaaataggactcattaataatgtatctatcaAGTCTTGGGTAAAATGttaatgatatatatgatgatcaTATTCCACTAATACCACACTATGTGAGTTGTCGTTATTCATTGGATGCCCCTATATATAGAAATATTATCCATTAGGATATAAGTTACTAGTTTGTAACTTCAACTTTTATGATATGTTATTTCTCGTTTTCGGGATGTCTATTATTGATATAATGTAAGTTGTCCAAGTTTTTTTTTCGAAATTAAAATTTGTTCAAGTTTAATCATTAAAAATTTTAATGAATAGAAATTGAGTAATGATTGGAAACATAAAAGTTGCACATATAAAATTTTACACAATGATgtataattattaatttcaaCCACACAATTTGAAATGATAATGATGTAATCCCACTTAAAAATATGAATGATTAAAATTAAAGTATTGTATACAACTTTTTATATGTAATAATGTTGTTGTTTAGTCTCTTAAATAgtattatacttttttttttaacatcTCTTAAATTGTTATACTTTTGATCAGAGTTTTTTTAATGGTAACCTAGTTATGATAATATTTTTAGTTTCAAACTCTTCACTTTTAACCATAAAAAAGTATGTTACCAAAAAGTAAAAATATATAAgtacactacaaaaaaaaattgaaaaaatattctttttagtcacaacaaaaaagtatttataaataaaaaagaatatttaaacacaagtTTTGTTACCAGTGTAGAGTTAGTTACAATCTATTATATATAGTGATAAAATTTATAgtgactaaaaatatatttagtcaCAATAAATTATGATTAGCACTTTTAGTTACGGATTTTTTTAAAGATGACATAAATATGATGATatttttttagtcacaacaaaatttgtaactaaaaataagatttttttttttgtagtggtAGGTGCTATCTTTTATTTTCTCATctatttcaaaagaaaaaaatatatatttataattgacacattaaaatttatcaaaataaaaataattatatttgttAAAATAATCTCATTTTGAATATCATTATAGATTCATCACTCTATGGAATTCAAAATTTTGGTAGACCTTATCGATCTAAGAAtagtttataaaaataaatagttTCAAGCAATTATTGATGTAATTTGAGTGGCAAATTAAAAAATGGGGTTTACGCATAGACTTTTTTGTCATGGCGTACATAATGATATTCATgccaaaaaatatatttaagtaCAGATTGATTatttgtatatgaatatgttgcGACTATCCATAAACCTTTTTCTTGAGCAGCCTCTGATCTCAATTGGGTTTAATATAATTAAAGAAACAAAGAACGTTCCATGATAAGAGAAGATGAAAAGAATATGGCCAACTTAATTGATGTGTCATGAGTGCATGTTTCGAAGTAGTATGAGATATTGTTAAAAATTAGCAACTTACATCAATTAGTTAGTGGCTATTTGAGCACTATATGATGTGAACACTACTTTTGGCGTATTATGAGTGGTTGTTAAATATACTTTAAGTTATAATATGTGAGATTTAAATTTTCTACTTATGCCACCTTATATTAGCTTATTATAATCTACCTGATGATATTGAGTACTACGTACTCCCTCACCCTGGCTTTGTGCTACTAATGTTATGTATAAATACCCATTAATTCTCCTCATATAAACGTACACTCAAACAACTTGAActtccataaatatatatatatatatatataataaacgtAGTAATTAGAAAGATTAAAGAAGATGAAGTACTACTTgggaagtagtagtggtagtagtagtcttTTTGTGTTATCTGTAAGTCTTTCCTTATTAGTGATAGCGGTCTTTGCGGGCGAAAGAAGCGACCACAGATGTGGACCAGCTGTAGGGAACCCTCCATGTGGAGGCGATAGGTGCTGCAGCATCAGTAATTGGTGTGGTGGCGGAGCAAGCTACTGCAGCGGAAGATACTGCCGATACCAATGTTGGTCCTCGACCTCGACCTCGAGCAGTAGTGGCGAGGCACTACTGCAACTCATCAAAAACAATGGCGGTGTAAGCAAGATTCTTAGTGAATCAGTTTATAACGAAATGTTTAAGCACATGAAAGATTGTCCAAGCCAAGGGTTCTACAACTACGACGCTTTCCTCATTGCTGCTGCCTCTTTCCCTGCTTTTGCTACCACCGGTGATGTTGCCACTCGTAAGAGAGAGCTAGCTGCTTTCTTCGGTCAAACATCTCAAGCAACTACAGGTTTCATATCCATCATTTCTcaactataatatatataaatatatatatatcttttttatccttttattatataaataataacaggctgcaatgtttttttttcttttttacagcAGTGGatactttttctatttttaattatagTTATCTAGAAcatattataaatttttaaaaaatttcgaataaattatggtaccgaaaatATAGTCTAAATTGTCTATTGTatgcgtgtaaaatttgacagtttgaacatTGTTTTCAGATTCGTAAACGatttagaatttcttaaaaatttgcacgatattctaaatacctacaatgtacactgtcatataaaaaaattgaaattatgtttatccagataccaaaaatagaaaaaaaaaatgtggtgttgaaaaaaaaaaagaatatgttGTAGTTgttatatatttgatatatttaatgtatatgttgaatatatatttatttttggtGGCAGATACAAAGtcttattttctaaaataaatgAATATTTTTTGAACAAATTATATTAACCTtgaatgttaattttttttaaaataccaaATTACTGgtttttaattctaaattaaattttttgATCAAATTACTCTCATTTTATAAATTAGAGAAATAATTGGTTTTTTATGCCATtaacagtttaaaaaaaaaagtgtttaattACATGCAAgaagttttaaatatatataatgacatcttattatttatatcttatttgatttggttattaaaaaataaaatacggaagaagaaaaagaaaagaaaatatccTGAGACAAGGAAAAAAAAGTCATTATAATACCGAAGGTGTAGCTGGATAAGGAAGAGTTCATCATGTTTGGTGGAGTTTGTAGTTTTACAAACTTGATGGGATAAAGAAGAGAAGGGTAATTTGGGCATTATATTATTGGTTTTGGAATGGAATGGGCTTTCAACCCatttattttttgaaactttaaTCCAATATTTGAGTGAATCACTCTTCCTTTTGGATCAGTTAAAAGTGAAACCAAACTTTGAAATGAGTCCAATTTAGGAATTAAGATTCTATTCTAATACTTATTCTAGTGAACCAAAAGCCACCTTACTCTCCTTGTTTAATTGATATGGTTAGTCCAACTAATAACATGGATGGAATTATTATTGTGTATAGGTCAAAGTGAGATGTATGATGATTTAATAGATTCACATGAATGGGGATATTGTCATATCAACGGGActgctactactgccactactactactacggaCCTTGAGAACGATTATTGCACTTCTTCTCATTGGCCTTGCGCTTCTGCCCAAAAATACAATGGTCGAGGACCTGTGCAGCTCACTCAGTAAGTATCATTAtaagtttcaaaaagaaaaattatactAGCTCCTATaccaatatatataattttattaatactaatttgacaaatatatatatatatatatcatcactACTAC
It includes:
- the LOC133821668 gene encoding mulatexin-like translates to MKYYLGSSSGSSSLFVLSVSLSLLVIAVFAGERSDHRCGPAVGNPPCGGDRCCSISNWCGGGASYCSGRYCRYQCWSSTSTSSSSGEALLQLIKNNGGVSKILSESVYNEMFKHMKDCPSQGFYNYDAFLIAAASFPAFATTGDVATRKRELAAFFGQTSQATTGQSEMYDDLIDSHEWGYCHINGTATTATTTTTDLENDYCTSSHWPCASAQKYNGRGPVQLTHNYNYGLAGESLGLDLINDPDLVATDPIVSFKTAIWFWMTQHDNKPSCHDVVISANYSQVKVIPSYGVIGNIINGKRPPNNNLAIADTNSVGYYKRYCHMLGVSYGDNLKYWYDQSADAHIQMPTI